From the Senegalimassilia faecalis genome, one window contains:
- the rplM gene encoding 50S ribosomal protein L13 encodes MKTYHAKPHEVERKWYIIDAEDQVLGRLATKAATILKGKHKPQYTPHVDTGDFVIIINADKVRVTGSKELNKRYYRHSGHPGGLKSETFAEAMAKHPERVIEHAVKGMLPKNTLGRAQGMKLKVYAGAEHPHMAQKPVEIKMED; translated from the coding sequence GTGAAGACGTATCACGCTAAGCCCCATGAAGTTGAGCGCAAATGGTACATCATCGACGCTGAGGACCAGGTTCTCGGTCGTCTGGCTACCAAGGCTGCTACCATTCTGAAGGGCAAGCACAAGCCGCAGTACACGCCGCATGTGGACACCGGTGACTTCGTGATCATCATCAACGCGGACAAGGTTCGCGTGACCGGTTCGAAGGAACTGAACAAGCGCTACTATCGCCACTCCGGTCATCCGGGCGGACTGAAGTCTGAGACCTTCGCCGAGGCCATGGCCAAGCATCCCGAGCGCGTCATCGAGCATGCCGTCAAGGGCATGCTGCCGAAGAACACGCTGGGCCGTGCACAGGGCATGAAGCTCAAGGTGTACGCTGGTGCTGAGCACCCGCATATGGCTCAGAAGCCGGTCGAGATCAAGATGGAGGACTAA
- the rpsI gene encoding 30S ribosomal protein S9, with translation MANEALYYGTGRRKNAVARVRLVPGTGKVTVNGRDGKEYFGREALLDYAKTPFKVTDTVDHFDVLARIDGGGISGQAGALRHGISRALLAAGDYRAELKKAGFLTRDARMVERKKYGLKKARKRPQFSKR, from the coding sequence ATGGCGAATGAAGCATTGTACTACGGCACTGGTCGTCGTAAGAACGCTGTCGCTCGCGTGCGTCTCGTTCCCGGCACCGGCAAGGTGACTGTCAACGGTCGTGACGGCAAAGAGTACTTCGGCCGCGAGGCCCTGCTCGACTATGCCAAGACCCCGTTCAAGGTCACGGATACTGTGGATCACTTCGACGTGCTCGCCCGCATCGACGGCGGTGGCATCTCGGGTCAGGCCGGCGCTCTGCGTCACGGCATCTCCCGCGCCCTGCTGGCAGCTGGCGACTACCGCGCCGAGCTGAAGAAGGCTGGCTTCCTGACGCGCGACGCTCGTATGGTCGAGCGCAAGAAGTACGGTCTGAAGAAGGCCCGCAAGCGCCCGCAGTTCAGCAAGCGCTAA
- a CDS encoding glutamine synthetase III family protein — translation MSKIPEIYGSMVFNEHTMQERLPSATYKDLMKTIQKGEPLNLEVANVVAHAMKEWAIEKGATHYTHWFQPLSGITSEKHDSFLDPTGDGRAIMSFSGKELIQGEPDASSFPSGGLRATFEARGYTAWDPTSYAFIKDEVLCIPTAFCSYTGEALDKKTPLLRSMSAIDEQAKRVLALFGEHVDRVIPTVGAEQEYFLISEKDYAKRSDLIMTGRTLFGYSPLKGQELEEHYFGAIRPTVNEFMKELDSELWKLGVSAKTKHNEVAPAQHELAPLFTNANRAIDENLLTMEKMRLLASHHGLVCLQHEKPFDGINGSGKHNNWSISAGKTNFLDPGETPMDNLRFLVFLTGVIQAVDDYQELLRMTVASAGNDHRLGANEAPPAIVSIFLGDELGAIVDALVDDHEYTSAEKVAVDLGVSVLPNFLKDNTDRNRTSPFAFTGNKFEFRMPGSAVNLADCNMVLNTAMAKSLKDFADAMEGKTGEEFESAAIAYIKETLKKHQRIIFNGNGYSDEWPAEAERRGLANNRTTADALPAYVAPESIKLFEEFNVLSEVEVRSRYEVKLEKYTKLMNIEVRTMKRMTRRTYLPAINKYATLVANEINELKSAAAGIDTSVQDELLKKVTDGIKEINAALNDLHEAHLEARAIADEQEKANKYAHEIVPKMERLRAGVDAMECVVAHDLWPVPTYNDILFYC, via the coding sequence ATGTCGAAAATTCCTGAGATCTACGGCTCGATGGTGTTCAACGAGCACACGATGCAGGAGCGGCTGCCATCTGCAACGTACAAAGACCTGATGAAGACCATCCAGAAGGGTGAGCCTCTGAACCTCGAGGTGGCCAATGTGGTTGCCCACGCCATGAAGGAATGGGCAATCGAGAAGGGCGCCACGCACTACACGCATTGGTTCCAGCCGCTGTCCGGCATCACGTCCGAGAAGCACGACAGCTTCCTGGATCCCACCGGCGACGGCCGCGCCATCATGAGCTTCTCGGGCAAGGAGCTCATCCAGGGCGAGCCCGATGCCTCCAGCTTCCCGTCCGGCGGCCTGCGCGCCACGTTCGAGGCCCGCGGCTACACTGCCTGGGACCCCACCAGCTACGCGTTCATCAAGGACGAGGTGCTGTGCATCCCCACCGCGTTCTGCAGCTATACCGGCGAGGCGCTTGACAAGAAAACCCCGCTGCTGCGCTCCATGAGCGCTATCGACGAGCAGGCCAAGCGCGTGCTGGCGCTGTTCGGCGAGCATGTCGATCGCGTGATCCCCACCGTCGGCGCCGAGCAGGAGTACTTCCTGATCAGCGAGAAGGACTACGCGAAGCGCTCCGACCTCATCATGACGGGCCGCACGCTGTTCGGCTACTCCCCGTTGAAGGGCCAGGAGCTTGAGGAACATTACTTCGGCGCCATCCGCCCCACCGTCAACGAGTTCATGAAGGAGCTGGACAGCGAGCTGTGGAAGCTGGGCGTGTCGGCGAAGACCAAGCACAACGAGGTTGCCCCCGCGCAGCACGAGCTGGCGCCGCTGTTCACGAACGCAAACCGCGCCATCGACGAGAACCTGCTGACCATGGAAAAGATGCGCCTGCTGGCCAGCCATCACGGCTTGGTGTGCTTGCAGCACGAGAAGCCGTTCGATGGCATCAACGGTTCGGGCAAGCACAACAACTGGTCCATTTCCGCCGGCAAGACGAACTTCCTTGACCCTGGCGAAACGCCCATGGACAACCTGCGCTTCCTGGTGTTCCTGACGGGCGTCATCCAGGCGGTCGACGACTACCAGGAGTTGCTGCGCATGACCGTCGCGTCGGCTGGTAACGATCACCGCTTGGGCGCCAACGAGGCCCCGCCGGCGATCGTGTCCATCTTCCTGGGCGACGAGCTGGGCGCCATCGTGGACGCGCTTGTGGACGACCACGAGTACACGTCTGCGGAAAAGGTTGCCGTTGACCTGGGCGTTTCGGTGCTGCCGAACTTCCTGAAGGACAACACGGACCGCAACCGCACCAGCCCCTTCGCCTTCACGGGCAACAAGTTCGAGTTCCGCATGCCGGGCTCGGCGGTGAACTTGGCCGACTGCAACATGGTGCTGAACACGGCCATGGCCAAGTCGCTGAAGGACTTCGCCGACGCCATGGAGGGCAAGACGGGCGAGGAGTTCGAGTCTGCCGCCATCGCCTACATCAAGGAGACGCTGAAGAAGCACCAGCGCATCATCTTCAACGGCAACGGTTACTCCGACGAGTGGCCCGCCGAGGCCGAGCGCCGCGGCCTGGCCAACAACCGCACCACGGCCGATGCGCTGCCGGCGTACGTTGCGCCCGAAAGCATCAAGCTGTTCGAAGAGTTCAACGTGCTGTCCGAGGTGGAGGTGCGCAGCCGCTACGAGGTGAAGCTTGAGAAGTACACCAAGCTTATGAACATCGAAGTGCGCACCATGAAGCGCATGACGCGCCGTACGTACCTGCCGGCCATCAACAAGTACGCCACGCTGGTTGCGAACGAGATCAACGAGCTGAAGTCCGCCGCCGCAGGCATCGACACGTCTGTGCAGGACGAGCTGCTGAAGAAGGTCACCGACGGCATTAAGGAGATCAACGCCGCGCTGAACGACCTGCATGAGGCGCACCTTGAGGCGCGCGCCATCGCCGACGAGCAGGAGAAGGCGAACAAGTACGCGCACGAGATCGTGCCGAAGATGGAACGCCTGCGTGCCGGCGTCGACGCCATGGAGTGCGTGGTAGCGCACGACCTGTGGCCCGTGCCCACCTACAACGACATCCTGTTCTACTGTTAG